The following is a genomic window from Aquificota bacterium.
TGGAGGCTCTGTTGTAGGTTTTTCTATACTCAAAAGCTCTTCAAAATCCTCCCTCATAGAAGGTTTAAATTCCTCAGAAGGAGTTTTAACTTCAAAGATTTCCTTTCCTTGTGTAAGCGTGCTTGCTTCTATATCTTGAGATATGGCATCCTTAATTTTACTTACTGCTTCCTCCCTCATAAGCTTTATCTTCTTTGGCGGGATTATATTGTTCATATCCACAGGGAACAGGTCATCCACCAGCACTATATACTTAGAATCTTTGAACTTTTGTTTGTACATGTTATTTATATCCTCTTCCGATATGGAACCAGAGACTGCGTCATAGATAACTACATCTATGAAAGAGGATACGGTGTTTATAGCCTCTTCCCCGTTTTTTACATCAATCACGTTATACTCTTTAAGCACTTCTTTGAGTTTTTTAACCAAGCTCTTATCAAAAGATACGATAAGTATGTTCATTTTTTTCCCTCCATCTTTTTTATTATATCCTCCACTATCCTCTTTGCCTCCTCCAAGCTTTCACGAGGTATTAACCCTCCCATAGCTAAGGATGCCCTTAAGGCTTTTAGGCTATTTATTAGCCCTTCATCCTGAACTTTATCCTGATGCTGGGTCTGCGTTGAAGTTGAATATCTTAAGACAATTATAAGGCCTACCAAAAATAACAGCAGTCCAGATACAGAAGTACCAATGGCCAAAGGCTTTTCAAAGAAAAGGTTAAAGTAATCTCCAAGTGATACTTTTTTGGAGTATACGTATACATATGCCCCCTTTTGTTTATATTCACCAAAGGTAAAACCTTCCACTGTTAACGGTCCTATAGCGTTGTTTGAAGCTATGACTTTACCGTCTTGAGTTTTCATCAAGAATATGTTCTCTGAAGCTTTTGGTATGCTTATTAAACTTTCTCCATTGTATAAACTGTATGCAAACTTAGCCATGTTTTGGCTAAGGCTTTTGATTTTACCGTTGGCATAAACTTCAAAGGCCATCCATTGGCCTACAAAAAATAGAACTACCCCCAGGAGCATAAGAACAACACTAACAGCCTTAAACATATTAACCCCCTACTGTGATATTCTCTATATACAGAGAAGGCGACCCTACATTACCATAAAACCTTAAATCGTTCCCCACCCCAACCACAGAATTCCAAACCTCTTTTATATTTCCACCTATTATTACACCTCTCACGCTTTTCTTTTTCTTACCTCCCTCGTATATTATACCAGAAGCACCTAAGGAAAAATCACCCGATACTGGGTCTACTGTGTGCAGTCCCATAAGGTCTGTTATAAGAAAGACCTCCTCTTGAAGCATATCTTCAAGACTTATATCTCCAGGCTTTATATACAGGTTTGTTATACCAGAAGTTGGCAGACTTCTAAAGCTTTCCCTTACCGAGTTGCCAGTGGGCCTCTCTCCAGACTTTATAGCCGTGTAGGTGCTATGAAGAAAGCCTTTAAACACTCCATTTTCAACTACAAGATTCCTTTGAGTAGCATGCCCTTCCACATCCACGGGCAAGCTCATAAAACCACCCCTTAGAGTACCATCATCAATAATGGTTAGCTTTTCTGAAAAGACCTTTGAACCTTTCATACCTTTCAAAAAGGTTCTACTTTTTACTAAGGAATCTCCAAGGAAAATGGGGCTAAAGGCCTCCAATATCATGGCGGAGGCATCCTTGTATAGGACTACGGGCATCTTTCTTGTTTCAAAAGGGGAAGGATTAAGAGTAGCTGTGGCCTTAAAAACTACCTCCTCCACCATGCTTTGTAAAGGCAAGTCCGATAGACTTCTTGCACCAACAAAGTCGTAGGATATGGACTGGTCTCCTCCTTCTTCCGCCAACACAGCCATCATGGACGTATACCATGTTCCTTTGTAGTTGTATGATAGCCCACAGGAGTTAAAGCAAAAGACTTCAAGGTCCAATTCTTTTATGCTCACCTTCCTAACGCCTTTTACCCTACTATCCAAGGCCTTGGCCCTTTTTTCAAGGTCAATAACCAAAGCTATTTTGTCTTCCAAAGGCGTATTTATTCCCTTTTCATCATAATAGGTCTGTAATTCTCCGAAATTTTGACAGCTTCCCAACACAAAGCCCTCATCCTTTGGCGTCAATTGGCATACCTGCATGGCAATTCTCGCGCATTCCTTTACAGAAGACTCTTCCAAATCCGTTGTATAGGCAAAGCCCATGCTTTTATCTTTAAAAACCCTTATACCTATGCCAATCTCTTGGGACCTTATAAGGTTTTCAAGCTTCTCATCAGAGCTTTCTATGGTAGTTTTACGTTTGCGTTCCAAATATACTTCATACTCATAGCCACCCTTTAAAACTTCTTCAACCCATGCCTTTATGTTCATGCTTAAAATTTTAAGAGAAAAAGATAAATAGGCGCCGTGAAAATAAGCGAATCAAACCTGTCTGTAAAACCGCCGTGTTCACCAAGCACGTTGGAGAAGTCCTTAATACCCACACTTCTTTTTATATAGCTTTTAAAAAGGTCTCCAAGCAAGGCGAAGGCTACCATAAGGGGAGACCATAGAAGACCCTTTGGTCCATAAAAGACTGCTAAAAGTATACTACCCGCCAAAAAGCCACCCATAAGACCTTCCCACGTTTTTTTGGGAGAAAGCCTTGGAGAAAGGGGAGTTTTTCCAAATTTCTTTCCTGTATAGTAAGAAAAAACATCCACTGCCCATAC
Proteins encoded in this region:
- a CDS encoding TldD/PmbA family protein; this encodes MNIKAWVEEVLKGGYEYEVYLERKRKTTIESSDEKLENLIRSQEIGIGIRVFKDKSMGFAYTTDLEESSVKECARIAMQVCQLTPKDEGFVLGSCQNFGELQTYYDEKGINTPLEDKIALVIDLEKRAKALDSRVKGVRKVSIKELDLEVFCFNSCGLSYNYKGTWYTSMMAVLAEEGGDQSISYDFVGARSLSDLPLQSMVEEVVFKATATLNPSPFETRKMPVVLYKDASAMILEAFSPIFLGDSLVKSRTFLKGMKGSKVFSEKLTIIDDGTLRGGFMSLPVDVEGHATQRNLVVENGVFKGFLHSTYTAIKSGERPTGNSVRESFRSLPTSGITNLYIKPGDISLEDMLQEEVFLITDLMGLHTVDPVSGDFSLGASGIIYEGGKKKKSVRGVIIGGNIKEVWNSVVGVGNDLRFYGNVGSPSLYIENITVGG